AAACCCCTGACTTTTCACCAGTCAGACTTTCCCTTAATTCGTCTTTCAGGTCTGATCTTCTATGGTTTGAATACCAAAAAAGTCCAATCCCAACAATTAGTACTGTGGCTATGCCGGCAATTATCTTTTTGTTCATAAAAGGCTTTGGTGTTTATCCTTTTATTATCCAAAGTTCGTACGCGATATTAATTTTGCGACAGAACCCGAAAAAAGACTCATTACACCACTCTAAACCAAGCGCTTAACCCAATACATAAAAAAACTGAGTAACAGAGAATAACATGGATGCTGAGATGCTATTTGCCCAAAACGGGGTATTGCATTTCACATTCTTAAGATGACTTTTCATTCAAGGCCATCAAAACTGCCTGATCTCTCTCATAAATATCATCCCGGAAATGTGCTTCTCCTTTGGAATCTGCCCAAAAAGTCAAATAGACCAACACCACTGGAATGGGCTTTTTCAATTTTACTACCTGTTCATGGGTTTGGCTCATCGCCTCATTGATCCTTTCCATGGTCCATTCCGGCTCATCACGTAGCAGCATCTTTGCAAAATCAGCGGGATTTTGAATGCGGATACAACCGTGACTTCTGGACCTGTCATCATTGGCAAACAATGACCTTGCGTTGGTATCATGAATGTAAACGTTATGTTTATTAGGAAACATGAATTTCACCAAACCCAAAGAATTTCCCGGACCGGGCTTTTGCCTGACCAAATAAGGAAAAGATTTGGAATGCCAGTCGATTGAATTTGGATCTACCACCTGTCCAGCAGGAGTAACTACCTCCATATTCTTGGAGTTGATATAGTTTGGGTTTTTTCTGGCACTTGGGATGATTTCCCCACGAGTAATAGAATAGGGAATATTCCAATAAGGACTAAAAACGATGTAGCTCATTTCCTCCATGAAAATCGGTGTTTCATGGTATTTACGACCCACTATAACCCGTTCTGTGAGCAGTGTATCTAGATTTTTAAAATAATCCAGCTGAAAATTGGCAATATTTACCAGGATAAATTCAGCATTTTCTACCGTATCCGGAAGCCAGCGTAAGCGCTCTAAGTTCACTCTGGCTTTATCGATTTTGGCTTGAGGGGAATCATTTAGCGCTGCAGCTGTCACTTTTCCTATGACACCGTCAATGACCATTCCGTGATATCCCTGAAAATCCTTGATACCGGCCATCATCACTGAGTCATAAAGTTTCGGTTCTTTTACCTCGTATTGATCCAAAAGTCCCCAGTATTGAAGCCTTTCTCTTAAGATCGGAATATCATTATTGGTATCCCCTACCTTCAGGGCTTTGGAGACCTTCACTTTTTTCCAATTCAGTGAATCTTCCTTTTCTTCTTCCACCAGTGCTCTCAGCACTTCACGACCTCTTTTGTAAACAGGAAATTTAGGATAAAGCGTCTCCAGAGTCTGTCGAATTTGCCCGCTGGCAATGGCCTCGTCCAACAAATCCGGATAATAAACCAATTGCTCTTTACGCTGTATCTCCCATTCCTCATCTATTAGGGATGGATCTACCTTACCTATCTCCAGATGACTAGCCAAATGGAAAAAAGCATCACTGAGTAGCATATCCAAATCAGCCAGATCACCTGGATCATTGGATTTGCCCATCGCCATATTGGTTTCGAATTTCGAGAAAAACCCGTCTATTGCTTCCAGATTGTAATCCCTTGGATTTAACCCATCAAACTGGGACTGTTTGATTTCAAACCGCAGTGCGTAAGCCAGTTCAGAAAGTATCCCTTCCACAGACCAAACCTCCTCAAAATACCGATCCGTGTAGAAATTGATTACATCATCAGTAGTCAAAAGTGTGGTATTCCTGATTTTGAGTTTTTCTCCAGGTGGATCAGTTTCAATTCTAAACCTGATTATTTCAGCTATTTGGGATGAGTCTAGAGGAACTGCATCTAAAGCGTGAAAAATGAAAAAGAAGCCTACTACTAAAAATAACTTGTACATGGAGTTATTTTAAGAGTTCACTTCGAAATCCTGATACTTTCTACCCAGTACCCAAGCTTCCTTCAGCATTTCGAGGAATGCTCCCATTTTATGAAGAGGGATCAAATTCGGCCCATCGCTCAGTGCTTTGGAGGGCTCCGGATGGGTCTCGATGAAAAAGCCGTCGATTCCTGTAGCCGCAGCGGCTCTGGCCAGGATGGGTGCAAACTCCCGCTGTCCTCCACTACTACCGCCCTGTCCCCCCGGCTGCTGTACAGAATGGGTAATATCAAAAACCACAGGAGCAAATTGACGCATAATAGGCAAGCCTCTCATATCCACTACCAGATTGTGATATCCCAAAGAAAATCCTCGTTCTGTCAAGCACACGTTGTCATTTCCGGCAGCTCTGACCTTGCTGACTGCATATTGCATATCTTCAGGGGCCATAAACTGTCCCCGCTTGATTTTGACTGCTTTTCCTGTTTCTGCAGCTGCCAAAAGCAAGTCTGTTTGTCTGCATAAAAATGCCGGGATCTGCAAAACATCTACTACTTCAGCCACCTCTTTGGCCTGGTAACTCTCATGGATATCTGTCACCAGCGGCACCTGAAGTTCCTTGCCCACTCTCTGCAAAACCGCTAAAGATTTATCCATCCCTATGCTTCTGAAGGAAGCAGAAGATGTACGGTTAGCTTTATCAAAAGAAGCCTTAAACACATAAGAAAATCCGTGCTGCTCAGCCCATGCTTTGGTCTTACTGCCGATCTCCATGCAAATGTCAAAACTCTCCACAGCACATGGACCTGCGAATAAAACTGGTTTTTCTTCACCCAATACCACAGAATCGGTGATCTTCATGACTTGCTTATTTCTTTGCATTTTCTTGCTGGGATAAGGTTTCTATAATTGGGACTAAATTGTTTTTGGCATGTAAAAGTAAGTCTCCCACTTCTCTGAAAACGCCCTCTCCTCCTTTAAATCTGGACACATAGTGGGCTATTGGCTTTACATATTCCAAGGCATCTGCCGAAACTACCGCCAAGCCTACGCGGCTCAAAATAGGCAAATCAATCAAATCATCACCGATGTAAGCTACTTCATCAGCCTGTAAAACCAGGGTTTCCAATACCTCGTCAAATTTTTTGCCTTTGTTTTTCACACCGTGGTAATGAAAGTCAAATTTGAGTTCCTCACAGCGGTTTTGAACCACATAAGACTCCCTACCGGTGATCGCCCCCACCATCAAACCGCTTTTACGGAGGTGATACACGATGAGACCATCTTTCACACTGAATTTCTTAAATTCCAGCTTATTGTTGTCGTAGATGATCCCCCCATCCGTCATCACTCCGTCTATATCGGTAATGACCAATTTTATTTTGGCCGCTCTTTCCCAGATATCTTCCGAAATATGGGAAAAGTATGCGTTTACTATTTTTTCTGCTTCCATTGAATTGAATAAAGATCGAGCCTTCTCTGCTCTAGGTTTCTAACACTTCCTGCTTTTCTTTGCTTGGTGAGGAGATCCAAATCTACATCTGCCACGATGATTGTTTCTTCATTTTCCGAAGCCATGGCTACCACAGCATCATGGGGAAATGAGAAATCCGAAGGGGAGTAGATCGCTGCCTGAGAATACTGAATATCCATGTTTTCTACCTTAGGCAGATTGCCGACGGAACCGGTGATGGCCACATAACACTCGTTTTCTATCGCTCTGGATTTCGCACAGGTATTCACACGAAGAAAGGCATTCTTAGTATCTGTCCAAAATGGCACAAAGAGAATATCCATTTCCTGCTCTGCCAAAATCCTACCCAGTTCAGGAAATTCTACATCATAACAAA
This genomic window from Algoriphagus sp. TR-M9 contains:
- a CDS encoding L,D-transpeptidase family protein, with the protein product MYKLFLVVGFFFIFHALDAVPLDSSQIAEIIRFRIETDPPGEKLKIRNTTLLTTDDVINFYTDRYFEEVWSVEGILSELAYALRFEIKQSQFDGLNPRDYNLEAIDGFFSKFETNMAMGKSNDPGDLADLDMLLSDAFFHLASHLEIGKVDPSLIDEEWEIQRKEQLVYYPDLLDEAIASGQIRQTLETLYPKFPVYKRGREVLRALVEEEKEDSLNWKKVKVSKALKVGDTNNDIPILRERLQYWGLLDQYEVKEPKLYDSVMMAGIKDFQGYHGMVIDGVIGKVTAAALNDSPQAKIDKARVNLERLRWLPDTVENAEFILVNIANFQLDYFKNLDTLLTERVIVGRKYHETPIFMEEMSYIVFSPYWNIPYSITRGEIIPSARKNPNYINSKNMEVVTPAGQVVDPNSIDWHSKSFPYLVRQKPGPGNSLGLVKFMFPNKHNVYIHDTNARSLFANDDRSRSHGCIRIQNPADFAKMLLRDEPEWTMERINEAMSQTHEQVVKLKKPIPVVLVYLTFWADSKGEAHFRDDIYERDQAVLMALNEKSS
- the kdsA gene encoding 3-deoxy-8-phosphooctulonate synthase gives rise to the protein MQRNKQVMKITDSVVLGEEKPVLFAGPCAVESFDICMEIGSKTKAWAEQHGFSYVFKASFDKANRTSSASFRSIGMDKSLAVLQRVGKELQVPLVTDIHESYQAKEVAEVVDVLQIPAFLCRQTDLLLAAAETGKAVKIKRGQFMAPEDMQYAVSKVRAAGNDNVCLTERGFSLGYHNLVVDMRGLPIMRQFAPVVFDITHSVQQPGGQGGSSGGQREFAPILARAAAATGIDGFFIETHPEPSKALSDGPNLIPLHKMGAFLEMLKEAWVLGRKYQDFEVNS
- a CDS encoding KdsC family phosphatase; amino-acid sequence: MEAEKIVNAYFSHISEDIWERAAKIKLVITDIDGVMTDGGIIYDNNKLEFKKFSVKDGLIVYHLRKSGLMVGAITGRESYVVQNRCEELKFDFHYHGVKNKGKKFDEVLETLVLQADEVAYIGDDLIDLPILSRVGLAVVSADALEYVKPIAHYVSRFKGGEGVFREVGDLLLHAKNNLVPIIETLSQQENAKK